The Azospirillum sp. TSH100 region TCGCCATGGATCAGCACGCTGGCGCTGGTGGCGGCGAGGTCGATCAGGTCGCGCCGCAGCTCGGCGATGGCGGGGGAGGTGCCGATCAGCCGCGTCTCGATCCCACCGCCGGCGGTGCGGCGGCGCAGACCGCGATTCTCCAGCACCAGACGCCGCTTCTCGGCCGCGCGGCGGAGGACGGCGACCAGATGGTCAGGTTCGAAAGGCTTCTCGATGAAGTCGTAGGCGCCGCGCCGCATCGCCTCCACCGCCAGCGCCACGTCGCCATGGCCGGTCACCAGAATCACCGGCAGGTCGGCGTCGCGCTCCAGCGCCCGTTCCAGCACCGCCATGCCGTCCATCCGCGGCATCCGCACGTCGGTGACCAGAACGCCGGGGAAGTCGGGCGACAGCAGGTCGAGCGCCGGCTGCGGCGTCTCGAACCCCTGCGCGGCGAAACCGGCCAATTGCAGCCACTGCGTCACCGACAGGCGCATCGCCAGCTCGTCGTCGATGAACAGGACGGGGGTGGCGGACGGATCGGTCTTCATCTCGCGAACCTCATCATGCTTCCGGCAGCTGGACGACGAAGCAGGCGCCGCCGTCGGGATTGTTCTCCGCCCGCAGGGTGCCGCCGAAGTCCCGCACGATGCCATAGGACAGCGACAGCCCCAGGCCAAGTCCCTGACCAACCTCCTTCGTGGTAAAGAAGGGGTCGAACAGCTGGAACTGGTGCGCCTCGGCGATGCCGGTCCCGCTGTCGCGGATGCGGATTTCCCAGCCCTCGGTGGTGTGGGCGGCGGTCAGGGTCAGGCGTCGGTCCCCGCTGCCGGCCATGGCGTCGGCGGCGTTGCGCAGCAGGTTGACGAAGACCTGCTCGAGCCGCACCGCGTCGCCGCGCACGCGGGCATCGGGCGGGATCGACTGCTCCACCTGCACCTCCTCCTCGCGCAGGCGGGAGGCGAGCAGGGCCAGAGCGCGGTCCATGGTTCGGGCGACCGGAACCGCCTCCACCCTGGCCGGACCCTTGCGGGCGAATTCCTTCAGATGGCCTGACAGCAGCGCCATCCGTTCCGCCAGATCGCCGATCATGGCGAGATTGTCGCGGACCATCGCCGTCTCTCCCCGCTCCGCCAGCAGCCGGGTGGAGGCGACGAAGGTGCGGATGGCGGCCAGCGGCTGGTTGATCTCGTGCGCCAGCGCCGCCGACATCTGACCGAGTGCGGCCAGCTTGCCGGCCTGGACCAGCTCCTCCTGCGCCTCGCGCAGGATACGGTTGGCGGTCAACAACTCGGCCGTGCGTTCCTCCACCCGGCGCTCCAGCGTCACCCGCGCCTCGCGCTGGAGCCGCAGGGTCTGACGCCGCTGCCAGCCCAGCGCCGCCGCCGCCGCCAGCAGCAGGATGCCCATGGCGGTCAGCACGGCGGCGCCGGCCGCCTGCGCCTTCACCGGCTCCAGATCGGACAGGAAGCGGATGGTCCAGCCGAATTCCGGCAGGGCGAGTTCCTGCATCAGATAGGCGCGGCGGGCACCCTGGGCGAGGGGATCGGGCAGGCTGACCAGCCGGGCGCCGTTCTCCATCAGAGGGCCGTCATGCAGGCCGAGCGGGGCCAGATCGCTGCGGTCATATTGCCGGGTCCGGGCCAGCCGGGCCGTCACCGCATCGGGCAGCGGGCGCAGGGCGCGATATTTCCAATCGGCATGGCTGGACAGGAAGACGATGCCGTTCTCGTCGGTCACCAGCACCCGTTCGCCGCCGGCGGCCCAGTCGCGCTGCACCGGCTCCAGGTCGATCTTGACCACGGCGACGCCGGTCAGCGCCTCACCCCGGCGCACCACATGCGACAGGAAATAGCCGGGCAGGCCGGTGGTGACGCCGATGCCGAAATAGCGTCCGCTGCCGGCCTCCACCGCCTGACGGAAATAGGGGCGGAAATCATAGGTCTGGCCGACGAAGCTCTGCGCCGGGTCGGCCCAGTTGCTGGCTGCCAGCGCAAGGCCGCCGCGGTCCACCACATAGAGCGCCGCGGACCCGGCCGCCGCGTTCGCCGTCTCCAGCCTGCGGTTCACGGCGTCGCGCCGCAGTGGCGAAGGATCGTCCAGCAGATCCAGCACCTCGTGATCGCGGGCGACCAGGAAGGGGAGATAGTCGTAGCGGCCGACCGCGTTGCGGATGCTGCTGGCATAGAGCCCCAGCCGCTGATCGCCGTTCAACGTCAGCGCCGTCCGCGCCTCCGCCTCCGCCCAGCGATAGGCACCCCAGCAGCACAGCGCCGTCATCGCGGCCAGTGCCGCGACGAGGAGCGCCAACCGGCGGCGGCGTAGCGGACGGGGGGAAACGGTGTCGGCCATCGCCTGTCTATGGAACCGCCGGGGCGGCACTGTCCAGCGCCATTTCCGCCGGAATGGCCATGTGGTAAAGCGCTGCGATGATTTGAATGAACGTTCAATCAAAAAAGATTAAGGGAAATGGCTCTGAAAATCCAATCGGGCGCAGAATAAAATGAATGAAGGGTCATGGCGTGACATTGAGAGGGGTTTGTTGTTTGCTTGACTTTCATGTCATGCCGAAGCCGGCTATGGTGCGCCGTGGCCGGCTTGACCTTGACCTTTCGGCACCAGCCGGCAACGGGATCGAAACGGGGGAGACAGGAACATGGACGCCGAATCCATTCGCGCCGCATATCGCCGCTATGCCGGATTCTACGACCGGGTGTTCGGGGTGCTTCTGGCCTCCGGACGGCATGCGGCGGTCGAGTGGCTGAACCGCCGCGGCGGCCTGCGCATCCTGGAGGTCGGTGTCGGCACCGGCCTGTCGCTGTCCGACTACCGCAAGGACAACCGCGTCGTCGGCATCGACCTGTCCACCGACATGCTGAAGGTGGCGCAGGAGCGGGTGGAGCGCGAGAAGCTCGACCATGTCGAAGGGCTGCTGGAGATGGATGCCGGCAAGCTGGCCTTCGCCGACGGCAGCTTCGACGTGGTGGTCGCCATGTATGTGATGACCGTCGTCCCCGATCCCCAGGGTACGATGGCGGAGCTGGAGCGCGTCTGCAAACCCGGCGGCGACATCGTGATCGTCAACCACTTCGCGGCACCCGAACCCGGCGTCCGCCGCGCGGTGGAGGGCTGGTTGTCGCCCTTGTCGAAGAAGCTCGGCTGGCGGCCGGACTTCACGCTCGCCGCGATGATGACCGGGTCGCGGCTGGCGGTGGAGAGCATCCGCACCCTGCCGCCCTTCGGCCTGTTCAGTCTGTTGCATTGCCGGCGCGGGTAGGGTGCCTCGCCCATCCCGCGTGACCGCACGCGCATCTGCCTGCTAGTCTGGCCATCACCATACGCGACACACGGGAGCGGGACCATGGCCGGACTGAGCGGCGATCTGGCGGGAAAGCGGATTCTGGTGCCGGAAAGCCGGGACCTCGACCTGTTCGCCGGGATGATGGAGCAGCATGGGGCCGAAACGATCCGTTGCCCGATGGTGAAGATCCTCGATCTCGACGATCCGGCGCCGGCACGGGCGTGGCTGGAGCGGCTCCTGACCGAGGGGTTCGACGACATCGTTCTGCTGACCGGCGAGGGGCTGCGGCGCCTGATGACCGTCGCCCGGGCCATGGACCGCGATGCCGATGTGGTTGCCGCCATCGGTCGCGCACGCGTCTTCGTGCGCGGCCCGAAGCCGGTGAAGGCGCTGCGCGAGATCGGCTGTACCCCATACAAATCCGCTCCCGCCCCGACAACCGACGGCGTCATCGCCATGCTGGGTGAGGAGGATTTGACCGGCCGCCGCGTCGGCATCCAGCTCTACCCCGACAATCCGAACGAGCCGTTGCTGGAAGCGGTACGGGCGCGCGGCGGCGATCCGGTGGCGGTGACCCCGTACCGCTACGCCAACGATTCCGAGACCGGTGCGGTGCAGGAGGCTATCCGCGACATGGCGGACGGCCGCATCGACTTCGTGGCCTTCACCGCCTCGCCCCAGGTGCGCCGCCTGCATGAGGTGGCGGAGGCCTGCGGCCTTGGCGACGCCTTCCGCCAGGGTTTCGCCAGGACGCGCATCGCCGCCGTCGGGCCGGTGGTGGCGGAAGCGGTGGAAGCGGCTGGAGGGACGGTGGCCGTCGCGCCGGAATCGACCTTTCACATGAAGCCGCTGGTCAACGCCATCCGCCGCCTGCTGACGGAGGGGGAGGAGCGGACTTCGCTGTGAATATGCGGGCCGTGATCGGTGGGCGCCTTCAGCGACCACCGGCAGTGCCTGCCCTCAATGACCGATGTCGATGCGGAAGAGTTCCAGGTCCAGCAGCTCCATCGACATCCGGGGACGTCCGGCGGATTTGCGGGAGGCCAACTTGCGGGCCAGCGGCTGGCTGAGCCATGCGGTGCGGGCGCGGTCGAACAGGGCGGTGCAGCGGTGGGACAGTCTGGCATTCATGGCTGGTCGGGCTCTCTCGCAAGAGGATCAGGTCGGCGGCAAGCGTGGCTCCCGTGAGCAGTTGCAATAAGAATGTCCTGGCACTGTGACAGTTTCTATCGCCCGAAGGTCTAATCGCTACGCCATAGGGCAGGGATTCGGTCCGGTCCGGCACCGTCTGCGACCAAAGAAGGAGGGCAAGGCCGTCACGTCACCATGCCGACCAGCCGGCGCAGGGCGTCGCGCGCTTCGGAATCCAGGACAGGCAGGCCGTTGCGGGCCTCCAGCATATAGGCGCCGGGATCGGACAGCGTGCGCATGGCGAATCCGGCAACCACCGGCGGTTCGGTGCTGAGCGGCTGCTGGTCGTAGATGGGCGTGAAGCTGCAGCCGGCGAGCAGCCCGCGGATCATCAGCGACTCGTCCGAACTGGCGCCGGCCGCCGGGGTGTTGATGCCGAACAACAGCCGTTCGGCCTCCGTTTCGGTCACCATGCCGCGGTCCAGCAGGACGTCGACCATGGCGGAGTTGGTCAGCACCGGTGCCGCGCGGCCCTTCCAGCAGAAACGGCCATCATCCCAGCCGACGTCCAGGCTGCGGAAGACCATGTGCGGTTCGCTGCTGCCGGGGGCGCCGGCGACAATGTAGTTCACCCGCAGAAGCCCGTTCCATCCCCCTGCCGGCGCGACGATGCAGGACAAACCGCTCCGCGTCAGGCGCAGGTAGGTATCGTTGATGCCCGATGGTTCAAAATCGAAAAGCATGGGGTCTTCACCTCGTCAGCCGGCCGGCCCGCAACTTCCGTTGCCCAGCCGTCGTTCGCCCGAGTCAGGTGAGTGGTTTGGGGACTTGCGCAAACTGCCCATGCGGGTGCCCCTCCTTTGCGCAGAAAAACGAAAGGCGGTAGGCCGATCCGCCGGCTACCGCCTTTCGCGCTGGTGCCAAGGTGGGCCAGACCGTCAGTTCGCCGGCCCCAGGAACACGCTGTCACGGCTGTTCTTCTCGGCCGTGCCGGTGTCGGACAGCTGGAAGGTCAGCGGCAGCGAGGCGGCGGTTACCGCACTGCGCGGCGCCGTCACATAGACGCGGTAGGTGGCGACGCTGTCCGGTTCCGCCGAAATGGTGGCGGTGTGGGCTGCGGTCTCCTCCTCGGCCTCGCCGATCACCTTGATGTCGGCGGTGGGCAGGCCGGCGACGCTGAGGGTGTAGGAGCGGTTCTGCCGGGTCTTGTTGGCGACCTTGAAGGTGTAGGCGTTGCGGATCGACCCGTCCGACAACGTGACGAACAGCGGGGCGCGATCACGCAGGACGGTGATGTTCAGGCTGGGGCGCAGGGCGAAGCTCCAGGCCATCGCGCCGCCGATGACCAGCATCAGCAGGGCATAAACGATGACGCGCGGACGGACCAGACGCCACTGATAGGACTTGCCGGACGCCCGGGTGTCCTGGGCGGCAAGGCTGTCGAACGCGATCAGGCGGGTGGGCAGCCCCTGCTGGATCATGATGCTGTCGCAGGCGTCGACGCACAGGCCGCAATTGATGCAGTCCGATTGCTCGCCGGTGCGGACGTCGATGCCCATCGGGCAGACCTGCACGCACTGGCCGCAGTCGATGCAGTCGCCGAAGCCCTGGGCGCGCCGTTCGTCCCAACTCTGCGACTTGCGCTTCGGGCCGCGGTTGTCGCCGCGGTCGGCCTGATAGGTGACGACCAGCGAATGTTCATCCAGCATGGCGGACTGGATGCGCGGCCACGGGCACATGTACATGCACATCTGCTCGCGGGTCCAGCCGGCCATCACATAGGTCATGCCGACGAAGATGCCGAAGAAGGATGTCGCCTCGTAGCTGGCCTGGAAGGTGGCCAGATCGTGCAGCAGGGCGGGGGCGTCGGTGAAATAAGCGAGGAAACCGAAACCGGTGACGAGGCTCAGCGCCAGCCAACCGGCATGCTTGCCGGTCTTGCGCAGGAACTTGCGCATGGTCCAGGGCTGCTTTTCCATGCGGATGCGCTCCGCCCGGTCACCTTCAAAGACTCGCTCGATCCAGACGAACAGGTCGGTCCACACCGTGTGCGGGCAGGCGAAACCGCACCAGACACGTCCCGCCAGCGCCGTCGCCAGGAACAGGCCCAGCGCCGCGACGATCAGAATGCCGGTGAGGTAATAGATCTCCTGCGGCCAGATCTCGATCCAGAACAGGAAGAAGCGCGGTGTCGTCAGATCGAACAGCACCGCCTGGGCCGGTGCCTCGGGACCGCGCTCCCACCGGATCCAGGGGGCGATGAAGAACAGCGCCAGAAGAACGGAGAAGGTGACCGTCTTCAGGCGGCGATAGAGGCCCTTGACCGCCTTCGGATGAATCGTCTTATGGCTTTCGTACAGCGGGACCTTGGCGGGTTGGGCTGAGCCCTGCTGAACGATGCTTCCGTCTGGCATGTCGATGCGCCTGATATCCGGTTCCACGTTGGCGCGGAGCATAGTCGACCGCCGATGCGGCGCGTTTGACCTCTGTCAAACAACGTCGATAATCCGAAAAGCCCCTTGAGACCTGAGGCTCTTCACCGGTTCGAGGGATCCGCGTTTCGGGGTCCGTTAATACTGTGACGGCAGGCCTATCCACAAGCTCATTGTTGCCCGTATTTGACAGTATTGCTCACAATACTGATACTATTCTGTGTCATAGCGCAACAATCAGCGCCACGTACCGTCCAAGCTTGCCGATGGTCACCAGCAGCAGGAACAGCCGCAGGTCGACGCGCAGGATGCCGGCGACGAGCGTCAGCGGGTCGCCTATCACCGGCACCCAGGCCAGCAACAGCGACCAGACACCGAAACGCTGGTACCATCCGGTTGCCCGTTCCACCAGCGGGCGGGAAACCGGGAACCAGCGCCGATCCTGGAAATGCATCAGATAACGGCCGAGCGCCCAATTGATCGTGGATCCTGCGACATTGCCGATGGTCGCCACCAGAATCAGCAGCCCGTCATGATAGTTGCCGGACGCATGCAACCCGGCGAGCAGAAGCTCGGACTGGGCGGGAAAAATCGTTGCGGCCACCAGCGCCACCAGGAACAGGCTGCCATAGGCCGCGATATCCGCCATTGTGCAAATCCTTTCCCCGCAACGGCTTGACCGCCAGCCCCTTCGACAGGCGCTGGATTAGGCTTCGTCGGCGTATAAAATCAAGAGGCCGCCCCACCGCGTTTCCCGGGACATGTTGCGGAATGCCACTTGCCGGGCAACTGAGGAGAGACAAGAATGCGGGCATTGCCGCAAGTGGCGCGCTGATCTTCCTGAGTATTCCCGTAATCACCGATATTGGTTGTAAGATTTGCACGCGATTTCGACTGCGGACGAACCTATGGAGGGAGCCGGCACGGGCATGGTGGAGACCGGGTTCGCCCGCTTTAACGCCGACGAACGTCTGGTATGGAGCAATGCCGCCTTTGCGGCGCGGTTCGCCGTGGCCGGCGGCGCGACGCTGGAGGGTCTGTTCGGCGGCCTGCTGGGCGGGGCGATGGCTGATCTGCGCCGCGGCTGTCCGATGACGCGGGGACTTCCCGACGGCAGCGCCGTGACGCTGGCGTTGGGCAGCGGCGGAGCGGGCCAATGGCTGCTGTCAGTGGTCGATGCGGTCGCCGCCGGGCCCCAGGCGGAGCATGAACCGTGGGCGAGGACCAGTTCCGTGCTCGACTGTCTCAGCCAGGGGGTGATGGCGTTCGACCAGGACCTGCGGCTGGTCGCCTGGAACAGGCGAGTGCTGGAACTGCTCTACATCGATCCTGGATTTCCGCGCTATGCCCAGCCTTATGAGGCGGTGGTCCGCCACATCGCCGAACAGGGCGGTTACGGTCGCGGCAATGTCGACGATCTGGTGGCGCAGCGGCTGGAGTATATCCGCAACGCATCCTGGCCCTTCTACAATGAACGGGTGCGACCCGACGGCCTCATCATTGAGACGGTGACGCTGCCGCTCCCCGACGGCGGATTCGTCACCACCTACACCGACATCACCCGGCGCAAGCAGGCGGAGCGGGAACTGGCCTCCAGCCGGGATTTGCTGGAACAAGCGATCCGCGCGGCGCGTGAAGGCATCTCGCAATGGGATCTGCACAGCGGCGAAGTGTGGTTTTCTCCGCAATGGTGGGGTCTGCTGGGATATTCCGAAGCGGAGATGGACAACAGCCGCCGCCGCTGGGAGGAACTCCTCGACCCGCAGGACCGCGGCGCCGCGCTGGAGATGGTGGAGGAGCTGGCGACCGGCCGCCAGTCGGAAAGCCGTCAACTCCAGCGCTTCCGCCATCGTTCCGGCGACATCGTCTTCCTGGAGACCCGCGCGCTTGCCGTGGCGGGGAATGACGGCCGGATCTTCCGCATCGTCGGCTCCCACACCGATGTCACCGAAAGCGTCCATGCGGCCGAGGCGGTGCGTGCCGCCAGAGACGAGGCCGAACGCGCGCTGCTGGATCTGAAGGAGGCGCAGGTCCAGCTGATCCAGGCGG contains the following coding sequences:
- a CDS encoding ATP-binding protein, translated to MADTVSPRPLRRRRLALLVAALAAMTALCCWGAYRWAEAEARTALTLNGDQRLGLYASSIRNAVGRYDYLPFLVARDHEVLDLLDDPSPLRRDAVNRRLETANAAAGSAALYVVDRGGLALAASNWADPAQSFVGQTYDFRPYFRQAVEAGSGRYFGIGVTTGLPGYFLSHVVRRGEALTGVAVVKIDLEPVQRDWAAGGERVLVTDENGIVFLSSHADWKYRALRPLPDAVTARLARTRQYDRSDLAPLGLHDGPLMENGARLVSLPDPLAQGARRAYLMQELALPEFGWTIRFLSDLEPVKAQAAGAAVLTAMGILLLAAAAALGWQRRQTLRLQREARVTLERRVEERTAELLTANRILREAQEELVQAGKLAALGQMSAALAHEINQPLAAIRTFVASTRLLAERGETAMVRDNLAMIGDLAERMALLSGHLKEFARKGPARVEAVPVARTMDRALALLASRLREEEVQVEQSIPPDARVRGDAVRLEQVFVNLLRNAADAMAGSGDRRLTLTAAHTTEGWEIRIRDSGTGIAEAHQFQLFDPFFTTKEVGQGLGLGLSLSYGIVRDFGGTLRAENNPDGGACFVVQLPEA
- a CDS encoding class I SAM-dependent methyltransferase, with translation MDAESIRAAYRRYAGFYDRVFGVLLASGRHAAVEWLNRRGGLRILEVGVGTGLSLSDYRKDNRVVGIDLSTDMLKVAQERVEREKLDHVEGLLEMDAGKLAFADGSFDVVVAMYVMTVVPDPQGTMAELERVCKPGGDIVIVNHFAAPEPGVRRAVEGWLSPLSKKLGWRPDFTLAAMMTGSRLAVESIRTLPPFGLFSLLHCRRG
- a CDS encoding uroporphyrinogen-III synthase, producing MAGLSGDLAGKRILVPESRDLDLFAGMMEQHGAETIRCPMVKILDLDDPAPARAWLERLLTEGFDDIVLLTGEGLRRLMTVARAMDRDADVVAAIGRARVFVRGPKPVKALREIGCTPYKSAPAPTTDGVIAMLGEEDLTGRRVGIQLYPDNPNEPLLEAVRARGGDPVAVTPYRYANDSETGAVQEAIRDMADGRIDFVAFTASPQVRRLHEVAEACGLGDAFRQGFARTRIAAVGPVVAEAVEAAGGTVAVAPESTFHMKPLVNAIRRLLTEGEERTSL
- the ccoG gene encoding cytochrome c oxidase accessory protein CcoG: MPDGSIVQQGSAQPAKVPLYESHKTIHPKAVKGLYRRLKTVTFSVLLALFFIAPWIRWERGPEAPAQAVLFDLTTPRFFLFWIEIWPQEIYYLTGILIVAALGLFLATALAGRVWCGFACPHTVWTDLFVWIERVFEGDRAERIRMEKQPWTMRKFLRKTGKHAGWLALSLVTGFGFLAYFTDAPALLHDLATFQASYEATSFFGIFVGMTYVMAGWTREQMCMYMCPWPRIQSAMLDEHSLVVTYQADRGDNRGPKRKSQSWDERRAQGFGDCIDCGQCVQVCPMGIDVRTGEQSDCINCGLCVDACDSIMIQQGLPTRLIAFDSLAAQDTRASGKSYQWRLVRPRVIVYALLMLVIGGAMAWSFALRPSLNITVLRDRAPLFVTLSDGSIRNAYTFKVANKTRQNRSYTLSVAGLPTADIKVIGEAEEETAAHTATISAEPDSVATYRVYVTAPRSAVTAASLPLTFQLSDTGTAEKNSRDSVFLGPAN
- a CDS encoding YqaA family protein gives rise to the protein MADIAAYGSLFLVALVAATIFPAQSELLLAGLHASGNYHDGLLILVATIGNVAGSTINWALGRYLMHFQDRRWFPVSRPLVERATGWYQRFGVWSLLLAWVPVIGDPLTLVAGILRVDLRLFLLLVTIGKLGRYVALIVAL
- a CDS encoding PAS-domain containing protein, translating into MVETGFARFNADERLVWSNAAFAARFAVAGGATLEGLFGGLLGGAMADLRRGCPMTRGLPDGSAVTLALGSGGAGQWLLSVVDAVAAGPQAEHEPWARTSSVLDCLSQGVMAFDQDLRLVAWNRRVLELLYIDPGFPRYAQPYEAVVRHIAEQGGYGRGNVDDLVAQRLEYIRNASWPFYNERVRPDGLIIETVTLPLPDGGFVTTYTDITRRKQAERELASSRDLLEQAIRAAREGISQWDLHSGEVWFSPQWWGLLGYSEAEMDNSRRRWEELLDPQDRGAALEMVEELATGRQSESRQLQRFRHRSGDIVFLETRALAVAGNDGRIFRIVGSHTDVTESVHAAEAVRAARDEAERALLDLKEAQVQLIQAEKMAALGSLVAGVTHEINTPVGIALTGASLLAEKTRVLRQLFEAGSLRRGDFADYIDIADEATQLMLLNVERATRLIQSFKQIAVDQASEERRVFELNHYIHEILRSLGMRIRRSGHSVDVHCPETLMLDSYPGAFGQILTNFVINSLLHGYDPGVRGRLTVTVTETDGEVELVYADDGRGIPADLHGKVFEPFFTTCRDRGGSGLGLNIVYTLVTRTLRGRLRLDSAPGAGTAFTLRFPRETPAGPLPL